A single window of Candidatus Methylomirabilota bacterium DNA harbors:
- the dnaN gene encoding DNA polymerase III subunit beta yields the protein MEVHVDRDAFLKGLQMVHNVVEPRQTLPILANVLLESEGETLRLTATDLEVGARVSVPAKVASGGSITLSARKLLEIVKELPAAALTLKVQDNAWVALRCGGASYKLVGLSAADFPAVATGAAAAAWITLDGKLLRDMLAQTIFAVSHDESRYALNGVLFAVQDREIRIVATDGHRLALAVRPLASVGAAVSGIVPRKAVQEIARIVGSGEDVQVAISENQFILQMPNVLLMARLIEGTFPNYEQVVPKAHPHRIVISRGALTAALRRVSVLSEERTKPVKFTLSPGLLKLTAYSPDFGEAEEQIEVPYAGEEMTIGFNSRYVLDALGAQGAEQVVMELKDGLSPGIVKSFEEEGSLCVIMPMRI from the coding sequence ATGGAAGTCCATGTGGACCGGGATGCCTTCCTCAAGGGTCTCCAGATGGTTCACAACGTGGTCGAGCCTCGGCAGACCTTGCCGATTCTGGCGAACGTGCTCCTCGAGAGCGAAGGGGAGACGCTGCGGCTGACCGCAACCGATCTCGAGGTCGGCGCGCGGGTCTCGGTGCCGGCCAAGGTTGCGTCGGGCGGCTCGATCACGCTCTCGGCGCGAAAACTTCTCGAGATCGTCAAGGAGCTGCCGGCCGCGGCGCTCACCCTCAAGGTCCAGGACAATGCGTGGGTCGCGCTGCGGTGCGGCGGGGCCTCGTACAAGCTGGTCGGCTTGAGTGCGGCGGATTTCCCGGCCGTGGCGACGGGGGCGGCGGCGGCGGCGTGGATCACGCTCGACGGCAAGCTCTTGCGGGATATGCTGGCGCAGACGATCTTCGCGGTCTCGCACGACGAGAGTCGCTACGCGCTGAATGGGGTGCTCTTCGCCGTGCAGGACCGCGAGATCCGGATCGTGGCCACGGACGGCCACCGGCTCGCGCTGGCGGTGCGACCGTTGGCGAGCGTGGGGGCGGCAGTCTCGGGCATCGTGCCGCGCAAGGCTGTGCAAGAGATCGCGCGCATCGTCGGCTCCGGCGAGGACGTCCAGGTGGCCATCAGCGAGAACCAGTTCATCTTGCAGATGCCCAACGTTCTCTTGATGGCGCGGCTCATCGAGGGCACGTTCCCGAACTACGAGCAGGTCGTTCCGAAGGCGCATCCGCACCGGATTGTGATCTCCCGAGGCGCGTTGACGGCGGCGCTCCGGCGGGTGTCGGTGCTCTCGGAGGAGCGGACCAAGCCCGTGAAGTTTACGCTTTCCCCAGGGCTGCTCAAGCTTACCGCTTACAGCCCGGACTTCGGCGAAGCCGAGGAGCAGATCGAGGTGCCGTACGCAGGGGAGGAGATGACGATCGGATTCAACTCGCGCTACGTGCTGGACGCTCTTGGCGCGCAGGGGGCGGAGCAGGTCGTGATGGAGCTCAAGGACGGATTGAGCCCTGGAATAGTCAAAAGCTTCGAGGAGGAAGGATCGCTCTGTGTTATCATGCCTATGAGAATTTGA
- a CDS encoding ATP-binding protein — translation MSAETYTASDIKVLEGLEAVRKRPAMYIGDTSAYGLHHLVYEAVDNAVDEAMGGYCDSIKVILHSDGSCSVGDNGRGIPVDTHKETGKSAAEVVLTVLHAGGKFEHSAYKVSGGLHGVGISVVNALSEWLELESRRGGKVWTQRYEYGAPQGDLAPGERTSKHGTVIRFKPDAKIFEETAFSFDTLSNRLREMAFLNKGLKIVIEDERDERTHTFLYKGGII, via the coding sequence GTGAGCGCCGAAACCTATACCGCGAGCGACATCAAGGTCCTCGAGGGGCTCGAGGCCGTCCGCAAGCGCCCCGCCATGTACATCGGGGACACGAGCGCGTACGGACTCCATCACCTTGTCTACGAGGCGGTGGACAACGCCGTGGACGAGGCCATGGGCGGCTACTGCGACAGCATCAAGGTCATCCTCCACTCCGACGGCTCGTGCTCGGTCGGCGACAACGGGCGCGGTATCCCGGTGGACACGCACAAGGAAACGGGCAAATCGGCGGCCGAGGTGGTCCTCACGGTGCTCCACGCCGGCGGCAAGTTCGAGCACTCCGCGTACAAGGTGTCGGGGGGCCTGCACGGCGTCGGCATCTCGGTGGTCAACGCGCTCTCCGAGTGGCTCGAGCTCGAGAGCCGGCGGGGCGGCAAGGTCTGGACGCAGCGCTACGAGTATGGCGCGCCCCAGGGCGACCTCGCGCCGGGAGAGAGGACCTCGAAGCACGGTACGGTCATTCGCTTCAAGCCCGACGCGAAGATTTTCGAGGAAACCGCGTTCTCCTTCGACACGCTGTCGAACCGCCTGCGCGAGATGGCCTTTCTCAACAAGGGCCTCAAGATCGTCATCGAGGACGAGCGGGACGAGCGCACGCACACGTTCCTCTACAAGGGCGGCATCATCG
- the recF gene encoding DNA replication and repair protein RecF (All proteins in this family for which functions are known are DNA-binding proteins that assist the filamentation of RecA onto DNA for the initiation of recombination or recombinational repair.), which produces MLIQWITIAEFRSYRSLSFSPAPGLNVLSGPNAQGKTNLLEAMGLLLVGRSFRGAKPADLLRWGADGASLSGAVVRGNVMREIRRGVTQREDGGWVVTGEGCPWARAIPFGWQDLAILTGGPQARRNFLDGFAAKVHPAHAAARNRYRQILGRRNLLLQRGQYEQIHPWDEQLAKTGVEILARRRQAVAALEGEVAGLYPELAGTDQTVRLEYRSALGPAATEGEFLEALGARREDEMRRRSTLVGPHRDDLAVELDGHDMRNFGSRGQQRLLVLALRLAEAGPVEAAVGSPPVLLLDDALSELDPDIQGRVLRHATRSGQVFLTTAEPGLPEAGGATWWDVKGGIVAESMGAVVGGTA; this is translated from the coding sequence GTGCTCATCCAGTGGATTACGATCGCTGAATTCCGTAGTTATCGTTCTCTCTCCTTCAGTCCCGCCCCCGGCCTCAACGTCCTGAGCGGACCCAACGCCCAGGGGAAAACCAATCTCCTGGAGGCGATGGGGCTCCTGCTCGTGGGACGCTCCTTCCGCGGCGCAAAGCCTGCGGATCTTCTCCGCTGGGGAGCCGACGGCGCGTCGCTGAGCGGAGCCGTGGTGCGCGGCAATGTCATGCGCGAGATCCGGCGCGGCGTCACGCAGCGCGAGGACGGCGGGTGGGTCGTGACGGGCGAGGGGTGCCCGTGGGCGCGCGCCATCCCCTTCGGCTGGCAGGATCTGGCCATTCTCACCGGCGGACCCCAGGCTCGGCGGAACTTTCTCGACGGCTTCGCGGCCAAGGTCCATCCGGCGCATGCGGCGGCCCGCAATCGCTACCGGCAGATCCTGGGGCGGCGCAATCTCCTCCTCCAGCGTGGGCAGTACGAGCAGATCCATCCCTGGGACGAGCAGCTGGCGAAGACTGGAGTCGAAATCCTCGCGCGGCGGCGCCAGGCTGTGGCCGCCCTCGAGGGCGAAGTCGCGGGCCTCTACCCGGAGTTGGCGGGGACGGACCAGACGGTCCGACTCGAGTATCGGTCCGCGCTCGGCCCGGCGGCGACGGAAGGGGAGTTTCTCGAAGCGCTGGGGGCGCGCCGTGAAGACGAGATGCGCCGGCGGTCTACCCTCGTCGGACCGCACCGGGACGATCTCGCGGTGGAGTTGGACGGTCACGACATGCGGAATTTCGGCTCGCGCGGCCAGCAGAGGCTCCTGGTGCTGGCGCTGCGCCTGGCCGAGGCCGGGCCGGTCGAGGCCGCCGTCGGGAGCCCGCCCGTCCTGCTGCTCGACGATGCGCTGTCAGAGCTCGATCCCGACATCCAGGGGCGCGTGCTGCGGCACGCCACCCGGAGCGGGCAGGTCTTTCTGACGACCGCGGAGCCGGGGCTGCCCGAGGCGGGCGGCGCGACCTGGTGGGACGTGAAAGGGGGCATCGTGGCGGAATCCATGGGCGCAGTTGTCGGGGGGACGGCGTGA